catcagtgctctctgtatggcactctcggagacagggacttgctgATGACGAATGTAGACAGTCTGCAAAGTAGACGAGTGgaagtttgagtagaattcaactacccatgataagttggcctctcgcGGCTGCCTTCTCAAAAATCTCTACTGTCTCCTCTCTAtccggggctccacaaaatcaactaAGTATGTTGGAACAATGAGCAGATgttcattgttgtagttcctctcagctaggatggggaacatctgttcgcaataacGGTTAGCAAACCGGGTGGAGTCTCGGGCGGGAAAAGCTTTCTCTAATTCCTCaaccttaatgatcctcttcacccaCTTTGTTGGTGGCTTTACACTGGGAGATGGAAGCGCTTTTGCCAAGGttttcttggttcctctccttgctggtgtcttgttagtggccttctcttttcctttcttggtaccgatgcctaaggaaaaaaaaaggaagagtgtgaaatGTAGATAACTAAGACTGGAAGGAGAAAAATtctaagtgataatgaatgccaaagaaaagatgATATCTCAaatatatggtagctacaacatgtaggtaagacatcaagtAAGATCAGGTAGGCAATTCAGAATAATaagatgcaagagggtaaaaaTATGCAAGTaacaggcatgagaagcataactcaagcatcaagtaataaatgtgccaaataAAAGAGCatttgtaatgatgacaattgtgaatgataattccAATTATATGTGGAATGCAAGTGTTATGAAAAAAAGGCATTAAAGTAGTGAGGAAAGAGTagaaaagaattcaaaaatgccatgttggctttttcacaaacacttggtgttcaAGTTAAAATAGGGATTCAAATAAGGAATCCAAGTGCATATGAGATCCAAGTCAATTGTCAAATTATTCCCCACAATATCCACAAACTCAAAGATAATAATATATAACTCAAATAAAGCTCTAACACCAAcgtaaaaatgcatgaaaaaggaagaaaagaaaccataaataatgaAGCTAAAAGAAAATTTAGAAGAAAGGAAAAGTAACTAAGTGCAAGAATTAAATGAAGAATGAAATAGTGGAGGAGATGAGAAAAAGAAACCTAATGAAGAAGATGAaaagaggaggaagaaagaagtagaaagtAAGAAGTGAGAagagggaaggaagaagaaagaagaaagaagtaagaaagaattaagaaaattaggatttggggggaGGGTAACGGAAACTGGGCGGCGTACAGGTTTAAGTGAGGCGACGCATGCGACGCGCGATTTTGATAGTGACCCGTAAGCGTCTGGCACGCATACGCATGCCCTTGGTTTGTGCGAATCGCGCGAAGGCAGCCGtatgcacgcacaactctctgttcgcgtggccTGGGAACCAAAATTCTCAtatgacgcgtgcgtgtcatgCACGCACACAcgtggatggccatttgtggaaacgacgcgtacgcgtgatcaagtttgtgcctctagcacagttccagtcCCAAGCCATctcaactctctgcccaaacactcatttacgccgatttttctcatccacgcgtgcacatgcttgacgcgtacgcgtggagtgtcAAAATTGCAAATGACACGCACGCGTTGTGGAACTCTCTGTTCAAACCTGCATATTCTCGCACTCACAGACAACACGTACGCGTCGTGGATGCTCGCGCGTCGTGCGCGTTGATTTTTTTTgtgtatgcagaatgcagaatgcaaaaatTATGACTaaacactgataaaaataaactaaaataaaactaagaaaaatgaaagatcgtaccatggtgggttgtctcccacctagcacttttcttttacgtccttaaatttgacggtccacaagctcagtcttcttctattggtggatcttccaagaggaagatctctagctccttggtgttcttcatcttctcaccatgatacagctttaagcgatgtccattgaccttgatgaatttggagcttgaaggatgactcaggtgaaagactccgtatggctctgccttctcgactctgtagggaccttcccatcttgatctcagcttgcctggcatgagcctcagtctggagttataaaagAGGACcagctccccaggtctgaactctcttctcttgatatgcttgtcatctacaaccttcaccttctctttgtatagtctggagttgtcatatgcttcgagtcgaagggtctccagttctgccagttgcagcttcctttcagtaccagccttctcaaatcccatgttgatcTCTCTTACCACCCATaatgctttgtgctctacctaTAAACTAGGTAGAAGGGGCTCATCCCgattggtgtcttgtatgctgtccgatatgttcaaagcgcatcttgtagcctggtgctccagtcttttctatgaggcttgacaatcttctccaagatacactttatctctctgtttgacacctcagctTGTCTATTAGTCTGGGGGTGGTAGGCAGTCGCCACCTTATGAACAATGCCgtgtttcttcagtagacctgctaatctcttgttacaaaagtgagtgccttgatcactcacgattgctcgtggtgatccaaagcgacagataatatgatttctaacaaaagagacaatagtgttagcatcatcagtacgggcaggaattgcttccacccatgcatttagaaacataatctacagctaataatatatataagaaaccgcTCGAGTTTGGaaacggacccatgaagtcaatgccccaaacataaaaaatttcacagaatagcataagttgttggggcatctcatctctcttggatatatttccaaacctttggcatgggaagCAAGATTTAtagaaggcagtagcatccttaaaaagagtgggccaccagaatccacagtctaaaatttttctagctgtcctttgaggaccaaaatgtccaccactctcagataagtggcaggcctctaaaattgactggaattctgattgaggcacacaccttctaattatctggtcagcaccatacctccataaataagggtcatcccatatataatatttggacttgcttttcagcttgtccttttgatgcttagtaaaattaggagggaaggtatgactgaCTAGATagttagctataggtgcataccaaggaactacttcggatattgcatgcaagctatcaaatggaaaagcatcattgataggagtggagtcagtcttaatgtgctcaaggcgactcaagtggtccgccactaaattctaggagctactcctatctttaatttctaaatcaaattcttgcagcagcaatatccaatgtattagccttggtttggactcttttttggctaataaatattttagagctgcatggtctaagtacactaccaccttagtaccaagtaagtaggcttgGAATTTattcagagcaaaaacaatagccagaagctcttttttagtggtggtgtaattggactgagcagcatctaaggtcttagagGCATAGGCAAttataaaagggtccttacctgcGAGAtgggccagcgccgctcctactgcatggttggaggcatcacacataatctcaaagggctggctccagtcaggtcctctcacaatcggggcTTGAGTCAAtgtgatcttcagcttatcaaacacttccatacagtcctcactcagctcaaactcaacatccttctgcagcagtctggataaaggcagggctaccttactgaagttcttgataaatctccggtagaaacctgcatgaccaaggaatgaacggacttccctcatggaggaggggtaaggtaaactagaaatgatatttacctttgctggatcaactgaaatactagtattagaaataacatgtcctagaacaataccttgtttgaccataaaatgacacttttaaaaatttaaaacaaggtttgaactaacacacctgtctaatactctagataaactatccaagcaaaggctaaaggaatcaccgtacacactaaaatcatccatgaaaacttccatacagttctcaagaaaatatgagaaaatactcatcatgcaacTTTGAAACGtcgccggtgcattacataagccaaaaggcatcctcttgtatgcatacgttccaaagggataTGTAAAAGTAATTTTCTCcagatcttcaggagctataaaaatttgaaaatatcctgtTTAACCATCTAAGaagcagtagtgtgatttacctgacaaacgatctagcatctgatcaatgaatggcatggggtagtgatccttgcgagtggcctggttgaggcaccTGTAATCAATACAAACCCTCCAGGCGTTCTACaatctagttgctatgagctctccttgctcattcttcactgtagtgactccagacttcttgggcaccacttgtactgggctgacccattcgctatctgagattgaatagatgatatcagcttccagcagtctggtcacttccttcttgacaacctctaagatggtgggatttagtcttctttggggttgacgaacaggccttgctccttcttctaaaaatatcctgtgctcacaaacttgagggctgatgcctactatatccgccaagctccacctaattgctttcttgtgtcttctcagcacactaagcagctgctcctcctgttgggaagtcaGTTCCCTttcaatgataactgggagcttctgattatcctcaacgTAAGAATACTTGAGGTGgagtggaaggggcttcaattccaatttctgctcatggctaggcacttgagcttctggagctagtgatggtgGCAAAGTGtcttcattgtgttcagagggtctccccacacttggaccttgctccatgtgcatctcttctacttcttcttgttgaactgtagctacagtctcatcaatgatgtcgcactggaagatagaatgatctttcggagggtgcttcatagcttcatccagattgaagctcactgctaggccgtctatctcaaaagaataagttcctgagaaggcatccagcttgaactttgaagttttcaggaatggccttccaagtaggatggatgacggtcttcctgagtcattagggggcatctccaagatatagaagtcaacgggaaatgtgagccccttaatgctcaccagcacgtcctcagcaattccaacgactgtgatgatgcttttatctgctaaaacaaaacgagatgccaacctttttaagggagggagccttaaagtatcatatatagacaatggcatattactcacgcacgctcctaaatcacacatgcagtcagaaaatattacaccccaatggtacagttaaccatgcatggacctggatcactacatttttctggtatatccccattaaagtagatatagaactacctaaaggaatagtttctagctcattaatcttatccttatgcatgcacagatcttttagaaattttacatatttaggtacctggtgaatgacatcaaaaaggggaattgtTACCTCAAcatttttgaagatttctaccattttggggtcgagctccatctgctttctgggcttccttgcaaggtgtggaaatgggatagggatGGCGTCTCTTATagcttcagcttcctttggttctccattctgtggttgagctgcctcttcttcaaccatgttttgtacttcatcttcctcttcaacatcctccaCTTCAACCATGTCCTCAACTGGGGCATtttcctttgagcttggctcctcatgattcctctcttgcagtgtggtttcggacctcaaggtgatggcattaattCCACCTTTGGAGTTGGataaaggttgagaaggaattccactggagctttaATACTGGTTGTTGGGAGTAGATAAtgaatccatccgggagacgagaTCTTGTAACATGGCATTTAGACCATTTatagtagagttcagtgtagtctgaatgtcttgttgtccttgtgcaagagaacgaagtatCTCGTCATTAGAAGAGGAagggggataagtgatctgaggggtcTACTATTGGTTGTTCTGAGGTCCTTGGGACtaccttaggtgaggtgctctgtaaggctggttctggttctgctgttgATAGGGAGTATTCTGCTGGTATCAATTTTactgattgttattattattccacctctgatttttctggttgtctctgcctcctctgttatagttgtccctccagccttggttggagttgtccctccagccctggttggagttgtcttgccaaccttggctacagttcccaccttggttgtagttgccgccttgttgatagtatccttgattcgggcagtcatagaaattgtgagtagctgccaaggtgttgtcttcttgttggagctgcggacactcatcagtataatgactatagcaTGCACATATcccgcacactctctgaggaaccaactggTGACTATGTTGTGGTGAGGGAGGCTgagattgttgttgattcagttgtagctgcttcagtatgctggtcatctctcccagagcctgtgtgagagcagcagtctcaccgctagaggaaacctccgcaaCAACCTTGGGATGGTTGGTCCTATGCCTAGCATTCcgggtagattcagctaaatcggcgatcagctgccatgcttcatccgcggtcttgtactttttcagagaaccattactcgcaccattcaatgtagtcttatcctgaggcttcatgccttgtgtgagtagctgatcaacaccaacttgtcaatcatgtggtgaggGCATGCGTCTAGAAGATTCATGAAGTGCTCTCAATACTCATAAAGACTTTCTGATTTGCCTTGAATAATATAGGAGAtttcttttctcagtctatcagtaactttagctggaaagtatttctccaagaattctctcctgagtatatcccagttagtaacaaccgctttaggttgagtgtagtaccactcccttgccttttcctcaagagaaaatgggaaggtggTCAGCAGAATAgaagtctcatctgcaccatgaggcctaacagtagaacaggctgtctgaaaatccctgaggtgctttataggctcctgagcaggtaagccatgaaacttaggtattaagttgattagtgcagtcttcagttcaaattctgcagccagatttgggtgatgtGCTTGATACGGTTTCAgggtaaagtctggagctcctgcttcctggagagtaatcctcttgggctctgccatattacctgcacgtgaatcaaccgaattagtagaagaggagcttgtttcttcctcaaacgGTGCTTCAGATTTGCCCtcgatgagactggtgaattgatagcaaccacttcaccaccctcagaggctaaccgacgccgagctcgccttatacacgaaagagttctttcaatttcaggatcaaatgcggctaagctcggattatgcagtgaacgcatcattcaacaaaagaaacatacagctcatggtaataaaataaaataaaatatgcaaataaataaaattaaaaatatttacaccaactaacaatttagcacgctattgcaactccccgtcaatgacgccaaaaattgacgtggtagaaattggccgattaagaatttataataagaacaacgttgcaagtacagtttttAACCGactaaaatccgcttatcaatttagaggggttgtcacaaaattagaataaaaatactgggagtaaatatcccaggtcgtctcccaacgagttgacaaaagagtgctattttattagtcagtagttttctgagaaattttgagagttggagaacagaaaagtaGATGATTGTGAATAAAAGCAATGAGaattagcaagagaatttatataatcagaataaaagccttgaccgggagaagattaattggaagttctatccttgttggattttcccaagtgtaatattaaaaggttgttgttctacttagtcatcccttactgaataaaggaaagtcaagtaactaactaaccaactatatcctcaagtcctaatcctctcctaaggaaggattagagtcagagactagagagccagccaacaacttccaattaaaattaacacttgagcatgccaactcaagagtctccttttaatcaactcccaaatCAAGTTGGGAgtttactccattgacatgaatataactttCACAGGCATATaaagagaataagaagaagacataataaattaaataataactgaaaattaattaaaaataaaaatagtactttgcattaataaatcccaaaatgcaacatccttatctgaacagggttaatgtgCAATTAAAAgcgtaaaggaataaggaaacaaactggaataatggcaacttcaatggaggtaatgactcttctcaatatccaaagcaaaaacataaaaaacataaaaactagaaatctatgaatgtgaagaaaacctagaggaagtgtaATTTCTCTctcagattcaaaactaaaactaaaactatccgTAATGTGAATGTCTgtcgagtctctgcttgtcccttggctctagtctggatttctgggccaaaaactgggtccaaactctgcccaaaatcgcccccagcattttctgcgatttctgcaggtagcgcatgtcacgcgtacgcgtcagtcacgcgtacgcgtcgtttggcaaacttccttgtcatgcgtacgcgtcagacaCGTGCACGCATCGCTGTGCAAAACTCTGAGAAGGAAGAATGGTATATGAACTGAGAAACTGATGAACTGATGAGTTTAGAATGGAAATGTTAAATTggtagtggttgagatgagtcgaggactcggaatggcaatgatgaatcattgatatactgaaaatgttttctgaaaaccactgtatcactgttttatattgagattgttgagacgctatgcgcctggcagggacggtggttggatccttcctgtcgaggtagcagcggcggcgtaagggcggtggttcgtcccgcttacgttgagatgtgaggtccgtggcaatagtatcccgctcacatcctttcgaatcactagagtgtgcaggcacaaaatcctggacggtgttccgacaccatatctcgggggtttCCAATTATGATTCCGAAGGAcaacgtctccatggagatgtgttgggttggcagttgaaccgacaatgtgatatcacagccagtaggacaggtattcatcatgtgcatcttctatctgtttgttttctttgccgacttgtaattgcttgcctaattatataacatgcctaattgcctacTTAAATTACTTGCCATATATGcctatacttgtgctttacttgcattgatattatttgtgttttctactgggattgaggaggttagGAAGGCTGTGGTGATGGGATCGCaaggaggataggttggtgaaggctgtgggacagcggggAACTGTTAGAGTAGAAAATCCCCTAAGTTAGAATGCCCTTTTATTATGTTAAGGTTTAACTTATGCTTTAAtattttagtatgctttaagatgaatcttgtgatggatatgaagttctaggattgcctctggcgtcccggagtcttatatcttacatcactgggcactattaccatattgagaaactccggttctcataccatattctattgttgtttttcaaatgcaggttgcaacccacctcggtgagttactttgatggtgacagagcggaggatcttggatatattttgaagtcttttgatttattttgtttttatctctcacttttgtattttacttttgcctagaggcttactttgagagaaaaacttgtataagctgttttaattgTCAGGTTCCTGTATGgtctgtatatagctagccggcttaaactccgcaagccgtGGCTAGATCTTTATGCTATTATACTCTGATATTTTCTTATGTTATCTCTATTTTTTGTGcattaagttagtagcttcgtgtgtacgttttgcgcttttcaaatcctatttttgagctgtatccttcatcgggcttctggAAACatattatttcttctatatattatatgtataagctttagacttgttgtaacctttgattaacctttgctttatgatGGGATGGACCGGTTGTGCTTTAATGCATactctgtgtctttttctttgatgctatttaggttatctacttgatattgcatagcatgcttgtttgtgagtgccttttgggataattgaagtactaggcttttgatattgagactgatcaccttgatatcgattgtttggtgtagacaggaaccctaatggccactcgcGGACGAGGTCGTACACGTTCACGAGCAGAGAGTAGAAATGCGCAACTGGCCGATAACCATGCCGAATTCATGGCAGCAATGGCGAATCTTGTGAACACCATGGAGGctaatgctgctgcgactctgcaagctgtgcagaggttgGGCCAACCGGCTGGGAATGGAAATGGAGATGGCAACGGAAATGATAATTCCGAAGGAAATGGTGATAATATGGGAGGTGCTCCGATGACCTTGGCTacttttctcaaggttcatcTACCAAGTTTCCGAGGTTCAACCAATCCTACGGAAGCGGATaattggtttcaggccatggagcatGCGTTGCAAGCACAGCATGTCCCGAACAACCAGTATGTGGAGTTTGCTGCGTATCAACTTTTGGGAGAGGCTcaacattggtggcaaggagaatGTCGCTTACTACAGCTTCAGAATGCCGATATCCCTTGGGATGTATTCCAGACGGCtttttataagaagtattttcctGAATTTGCAAGGGAAGCGAAGGAGATAgaacttatgcagctgaagcaaggttccttgTCTGTGGGGGACTATACTAGCTAATTTGAGGAGATCTATAGGTTCTCTAGGATGTGTTAGGGTGCCTCAGAGACCTACGAGAGTTGGAAATACATTACGTATCAAAGGGGTTTGATGGACAACATCATGACTGTTGTGGCTCCTTTGGCGATTTGTATTTTCTCCGATTTGGTGAACAAGGCTAGAGTTGTTCATGAATATGCAAAGACGGTAGCCTCATCAAAGGACCCTTGTGGAGGAAACACTAGTCGAGGATGTGACAAGTACTTTCAGTCGAGGGGTCAGAATTTCAagagaggaggacatgcgcctcaAAGTCAAGGAGGCTTTAGAAAGAACACTTATGACTAGTACCAGCATGGCAAAAGGAGAGGGAATCAGAGTGGTTGCTTCAACAGTGGTTTGCCTGGTCATATTGCAAGGGATTGCACTTGTGGGAAGAACCCGAATGCGGGTTAGAGTCAACACCAAGGGCGAGTATTTGCTGTGAACGCCAAGGATGCTGCTAAGGCGGATCCTCTAATGAGAGGTAACTGTTTAATTGGTGATAAAATCTTGGTTGCATTGTATGATACTAGAGCTTTGCATTCGTTTATTTCATTTGACAAAGTTGAGGAACTAGGCTTGAAATTGTCAGAATTAGCCTTTGAATTGCATGTACATACTCTGCATCAGACGgttatgactaggtcaggttgtagaCAAATAGGTTTCATGCTTGAGGGTAGAGACTTTGTGCACGATTTGATTTGTTTACCAATGGTTGGGTTGGAGATaattttggggtttgattggttgtcaaAAAGAATCAAGTTTTGTTAGATTGCTTTGAGCGGTCAATTCAGTTTATGCCGGAAGGAAAAAATGGAGCAGTGGTAGCTGAGGGTtattacctgaactctgtaatggtgcaCTGTAGTGGGTaagagtgtcagggttatataCTGTTGGCTGCAAATGCGTTAGGTGATAATCAGAAGCTGAATCAAATCTCAGTAGTTAGGGACTTTCCAGAAGTGTTCCCGGAAGATATTCCTGAGTTCCTACCTCAAAGGGAGATTGAATTTGTGATTGAATTAGTGTCGTGAGCCAGACCAGTGTCGATTGTGCCGTAtagaatggctccgatagagctggcaGAATTAAAAACTCAGTTGAAAGAGCTTCTGAgcaagaggttcattcgaccgagtgtgtctccgtggggagcgccagttttgctggtaaagaagaaagacggAGGAATGCGACTTTGCATGGATTACCGACAGTTgaacaaagtgactgtgaagaacaagtacccgctgccaaggatagatgacttgatggatcaactGCAAGGAGCTGGAGTGTTTTCCAAGATTGACTTAAGATCCGgttatcatcagataagggtgaaggaTGATGACATTCCAAAAACTGCATTTAGGATGCactatggacactacgagtttgcggtgatgtcctttgggttaacgaatgcacctgctgtgttcatggattacatgaacagagtattTCGTCCCTTTTTAgacaaattcgtggtggttttcatagacaATGCAAATGtgatgcggggaaaacttgtctctcaacaaatcttccttcggcaagtgtaccgaagttgtcgtcaagtaaaaactcacaatagagtgaggacgaatcccacagggattgattgatcaagctattttaattagaagaatgttctagttgagcgagtccagaatttgggttgagagttgcagaaaataaaatggcgggaatgtaaattaacgttagaggtcacgttaactaggttaacgtggcttctaacgtggccacttatgagtaatttccaacgttagtgacaatgttgagtgtcactaacgttggctcaacttcttttctccacgttagagttcacgttaacttagttaacgtgactctctaacgttggcattgatggctttttgagaatgTTAtttgcaatcacttttctcattaatcttgcaagttacctccccttttcttgcttctttttggtcctgaaatcaagcaacaaagtgcatcaaagctctagtccaagtcatgagtaatgcaacagaatatttgtcactaaacttatgcaaaatcctcatgaaatcatgtaaaatgcacaatgtatgcttgaatcaaggcataagtgaatatttacccaaaactagcttatttcctaaagaaatgcatgaaactaacctaaaaacagtgaagaaaaggtcagtgaaactggccaagatgccctggcatcacaacaccaaacttaaagcttgcttgtccctaagcaagtact
The DNA window shown above is from Arachis ipaensis cultivar K30076 chromosome B08, Araip1.1, whole genome shotgun sequence and carries:
- the LOC107611119 gene encoding uncharacterized protein LOC107611119, which gives rise to MATRGRGRTRSRAESRNAQLADNHAEFMAAMANLVNTMEANAAATLQAVQRLGQPAGNGNGDGNGNDNSEGNGDNMGGAPMTLATFLKVHLPSFRGSTNPTEADNWFQAMEHALQAQHVPNNQYVEFAAYQLLGEAQHWWQGECRLLQLQNADIPWDVFQTAFYKKYFPEFAREAKEIELMQLKQGSLSVGDYTS